One Dama dama isolate Ldn47 chromosome 18, ASM3311817v1, whole genome shotgun sequence DNA window includes the following coding sequences:
- the LRRD1 gene encoding leucine-rich repeat and death domain-containing protein 1: MSEKKRTSEELEDIISRFRKESRSRSMEESGLTKETSNLLKEDSDETSSNQIYETLPRKNTLAIHDDTSTSSSGSKSKKYEEQRKTLQFSETISTYDSLQSKTGVSQSSSLSETEIRTEYQAFVDSLPHETLGKISPQLSEENQEGSGLPSDNFTINLKAKGLQEFPKDILKVKYVKYLYLDENEIKSFKGADSRDMLGLEILSIQKNGLSTLPSEIQLLHNLKLLNVSHNQISHIPKEISQLGNIRKLFLNNNCIEDFPSGLKSLKNLEILNLAKNKLRHIPDALSSLKNLRALNLEYNQLTIFPKALCFLPKLISLNLTGNLINSLPKEIKELKNLEKLLLDHNKLTFLAVEIFLLLKMKELQLTDNKLEVISNKIENFKELRILILDKNLLKDMPENISHCAVLECLSLSDNKLTELPKNIHKLKNLRKLHINRNYLVKIPEYISHLNNLFSLEFSGNFITDFPIEIKNCKNIGKVELSYNKIMYFPLGLCALGSLYYLSFNGNYISEIPVDISFNKQLLHLEFNENKLLIFSEHLCSLINLEYLDLGKNKIRKIPPSISNMVSLHVLILCCNKLETFPIEVCTLDNLRVLDLSENQIQTIPSEICNLRGIQKLNISNNQFIYFPIELCHLQSLEELNISQINGRKLTRLPEELSNMTKLKGLDISNNAIREMPTNIGELRSLVSLNADNNQITYLPPSFLSLNALQRLNLSGNNLSVLPSGIYNLFSLKEINFDDNPLLRPPMEICKGKQLYTIARYLQRADERDEKILAKIFKIVAKNITETNFQFLCQKLNLTISESDKSALSTVSLGERVHQVLDKWKTEKNNLSVTTAALRDQLTRALTMIGAYEIMDKITALKLFSCAIKF, encoded by the exons ATGTCTGAAAAGAAGCGTACTTCAGAAGAGCTAGAGGATATCATTAGTCGATTTAGAAAAGAATCTAGATCACGGTCAATGGAGGAATCTGGACTTACTAAAGAAACATCAAATTTGTTAAAGGAAGATTCTGATGAGACATCTTCCAACCAAATTTATGAAACGCTTCCTAGAAAGAACACATTAGCTATACATGATGATACATCAACATCCTCCTCTGGAAGTAAGtctaagaaatatgaagaacaaaGGAAAACTCTCCAATTTTCTGAAACAATTAGTACATATGACAGCCTGCAGTCAAAAACTGGAGTTTCACAAAGTTCATCATTATCAGAAACTGAGATAAGGACTGAATATCAGGCTTTTGTTGACTCCCTACCTCATGAAACATTAGGAAAAATTAGTCCACAACTCTCTGAAGAAAATCAGGAAGGATCTGGCTTACCATCAGATAACTTTACAATTAACCTCAAAGCCAAGGGTTTACAAGAATTCCCTAAGgacattttaaaagtcaaatatgtaaaatatctgtatttagatgagaatgaaatcaaaagttttaaagGGGCAGACTCAAGGGATATGCTAGGACTTGAAATTCTATCCATACAAAAAAATGGGCTATCAACACTTCCATCTGAAATTCAGTTACTTCATAATTTAAAACTATTAAATGTCAGTCACAACCAAATATCACATATACCTAAAGAAATATCACAGCTTGGGAATATtaggaaactatttttaaataacaattgCATTGAGGATTTTCCTTCTGGCTTGAAAAGTCTTAAAAACTTGGAAATTTTAAATTTGGCTAAAAATAAGTTAAGACATATACCAGATGCCCTGTCTAGTTTGAAAAACTTGAGGGCTCTTAATCTGGAATATAATCAGTTAACAATATTTCCTAAAGCTTTGTGCTTCCTTCCCAAGTTAATTTCACTAAATCTTACTGGAAACCTAATAAACAGTTTACCAAAAGAAATTAAGGAGctgaaaaatttagaaaaacttttactggatcacaataaacttacCTTTTTGGCTGTGGAAATTTTTTTATTGCTCAAAATGAAAGAACTCCAACTGACAGACAATAAATTGGAAGTTATTTCAAACAAAATTGAGAATTTTAAGGAACTTAGGATTCTAATACTtgataaaaatttattgaaagaCATGCCAGAGAACATTTCCCACTGTGCAGTGTTGGAATGCCTTAGTCTTAGTGATAATAAATTAACAGAACTTCCTAAGAACATCCATAAACTTAAAAACTTAAGAAAACTCCATATAAACAGAAATTATCTAGTGAAAATACctgaatatatttcacatcttaatAATCTGTTCAGCCTAGAATTTTCAGGAAATTTTATCACAGATTTTCCCATTGAAATAAAAAACTGCAAAAACATAGGTAAAGTTGAATTGagttataataaaataatgtatttccCACTAGGTTTGTGTGCTTTAGGTTCTCTTTATTATTTGAGTTTCAATGGAAATTATATTTCAGAAATACCTGTAGACATATCTTTCAATAAACAACTGCTTCATTTAGAATTTAATGAAAACAAACTCCTTATATTTTCTGAGCACTTATGTTCTCTTATTAATCTTGAATACCTGGATCttggtaaaaacaaaataaggaaaATCCCGCCATCTATTTCCAACATGGTATCACTCCATGTCCTTATTTTATGCTGTAATAAGCTGGAAACTTTCCCCATAGAAGTGTGTACTTTAGACAATTTGCGAGTACTTGATCTTTCAGAAAACCAAATACAGACTATACCTTCAGAGATCTGTAACTTAAGAGGAATCCAGAAATTAAACATCTCAAACAATCAgtttatatattttcctattgAACTTTGCCATCTTCAGTCACTGGAAGAGTTGAACATAAGCCAGATAAATGGGAGAAAG CTAACAAGACTTCCAGAAGAGCTGTCTAATATGACCAAACTTAAAGGACTTGATATTTCAAATAATGCAATCAGAGAGATGCCAACAAATATAGGGGAACTGAGGAGTCTGGTTAGTCTAAATGCAGACAACAATCAAATAACATATCTGCCGCcatcttttctgtctttaaatgCTCTCCAGCGGCTAAACTTGAGTG gaAATAATCTTTCAGTTCTGCCTAGTGGTATCTACAACCTTTTTTCACTGAAGGAGATAAATTTTGATGATAACCCTTTGCTGAGACCGCCAATGGAAATCTGTAAAGGAAAACAATTGTATACTATTGCACGCTATCTACAGAGGGCAGATGAAAGAGATG AGAAAATCTTAGCGAAGATCTTCAAGATAGTTGCCAAGAATATTACTGAAACAAATTTTCAATTTTTGTGTCAAAAATTAAACCTGACAATCTCAGAAAGTGATAAGTCTGCATTGAG cACTGTTTCATTAGGTGAGAGAGTCCACCAAGTACTTGATAAGTGGAAAACGGAAAAGAACAACTTGTCAGTAACCACTGCTGCTCTAAGAGATCAGCTAACTCGGGCGCTAACCATGATAGGAGCATACGAGATTATGGACAAAATAACAGCTTTAAAACTTTTCTCATGTGCAATTAAATTCTGA